In Vitis vinifera cultivar Pinot Noir 40024 chromosome 11, ASM3070453v1, a genomic segment contains:
- the LOC100267065 gene encoding ATPase 8, plasma membrane-type, translating to MKQESKILKFLGFMWNPLSWVMECAAIMAIVLANGGGKPPDWQDFVGITVLLIINSTISFIEENNAGNAAAALMAGLAPKTKVLRDGKWSEQEAAILVPGDVISIKLGDIVPADARLLEGDPLKIDQSALTGESLPVTKNPGDEVFSGSTCKQGEIEAVVIATGVHTFFGKAAHLVDSTNQVGHFQKVLTAIGNFCICSIAVGMLVEIVVMYPIQQRKYREGIDNLLVLLIGGIPIAMPTVLSVTMAIGSHRLSEQGAITKRMTAIEEMAGMDVLCSDKTGTLTLNKLTVDKTLIEVFPKDMDKDSVVLLAARASRVENQDAIDASIVGMLGDPKEARAGITEVHFLPFNPVDKRTAITYIDANGDWHRCSKGAPEQIIDLCELKGDVKDKAHSIIDNYADRGLRSLAVARQTIPEKTKESAGKPWEFVGLLPLFDPPRHDSAETIRRALNLGVNVKMITGDQLAIGKETGRRLGMGTNMYPSSSLLGQSKDESIATIPVDELIEKADGFAGVFPEHKYEIVKKLQERKHICGMTGDGVNDAPALKKADIGIAVADATDAARSASDIVLTEPGLSVIVSAVLTSRAIFQRMKNYTIYAVSITIRIVLGFMLIALIWKFDFSPFMVLIIAILNDGTIMTISKDRVKPSPMPDSWKLKEIFATGIVLGTYLALITVLFFWLIHDTDFFSDKFGVRSIRHNRDEVTAALYLQVSIVSQALIFVTRSQSWSFVERPGLLLVGAFIAAQLVATCIAVYPSWGFARIEGIGWGWAGAIWLFSIITYFPLDILKFIIRYGLSGKAWDNLLQNKTAFTTKKDYGRGEREAQWALAQRTLHGLQPPETSNLFNDNSSYRELSEIAEQAKRRAEVARLRELHTLKGHVESVVKLKGLDIETIQQHYTV from the exons ATGAAACAGGAGAGCAAGATTCTCAAGTTCTTGGGCTTTATGTGGAATCCTCTGTCGTGGGTTATGGAGTGCGCTGCTATTATGGCCATTGTTTTGGCAAATGGAGGG GGAAAGCCTCCGGATTGGCAAGATTTTGTGGGTATCACTGTGTTGCTCATTATCAACTCAACCATCAGTTTCATTGAAGAAAACAATGCAGGCAATGCTGCAGCCGCTCTAATGGCGGGTCTCGCTCCTAAAACCAAG GTCTTGAGAGATGGAAAGTGGAGTGAGCAAGAGGCAGCTATCCTTGTACCAGGAGATGTGATTAGCATTAAATTGGGAGATATTGTCCCAGCCGATGCCCGTCTCCTGGAAGGAGATCCTCTCAAGATCGACCAGTCTGCCCTCACTGGTGAGTCCCTTCCCGTGACGAAGAACCCAGGTGATGAGGTTTTCTCTGGTTCCACCTGCAAGCAAGGTGAAATTGAGGCTGTGGTTATTGCCACCGGTGTCCACACCTTCTTTGGCAAGGCCGCCCACCTTGTTGACAGCACCAACCAAGTTGGCCACTTCCAAAAG GTGTTGACCGCCATTGGTAACTTCTGTATCTGCTCCATTGCTGTGGGTATGCTTGTGGAGATTGTGGTGATGTACCCTATCCAGCAACGGAAGTACAGAGAGGGGATTGACAATCTTCTGGTGCTTCTCATTGGAGGAATTCCAATTGCCATGCCAACAGTTTTATCCGTGACAATGGCTATTGGATCCCACCGGCTATCAGAACAAGGCGCCATCACCAAGAGGATGACTGCTATTGAAGAGATGGCTGGCATGGATGTACTCTGCAGTGACAAGACCGGAACCCTCACCCTCAACAAGCTTACCGTGGACAAGACCCTCATTGAG GTATTCCCAAAGGACATGGACAAGGACAGTGTTGTCTTGCTGGCCGCTAGGGCTTCTAGGGTTGAAAACCAGGACGCCATTGATGCTTCCATTGTTGGAATGTTGGGAGATCCAAAGGAG GCAAGGGCAGGGATCACAGAggtccatttccttcccttcaACCCAGTGGACAAGCGCACTGCTATAACCTATATTGATGCCAATGGTGATTGGCACAGATGTAGCAAGGGTGCGCCTGAACAG ATAATTGACCTTTGTGAGCTCAAAGGAGACGTAAAGGACAAGGCTCACTCCATCATTGACAATTATGCTGACCGCGGTCTACGTTCTTTGGCAGTTGCTCGACAG ACCATACCAGAGAAAACCAAGGAGAGTGCCGGCAAGCCATGGGAGTTCGTTGGTCTTTTGCCTCTCTTTGATCCTCCCAGGCATGATAGTGCAGAAACCATCCGCAGGGCCCTCAACCTTGGTGTCAATGTTAAAATGATCACTGGTGACCAGCTTGCCATTGGTAAGGAGACTGGTCGTAGGCTTGGCATGGGCACCAACATGTATCCCTCATCCTCCCTCCTCGGCCAGAGCAAGGACGAGTCCATTGCTACCATCCCTGTTGATGAGCTCATTGAAAAGGCCGATGGCTTTGCTGGAGTCTTCCCTG AGCACAAGTACGAAATTGTTAAGAAGCTCCAAGAGAGAAAGCACATTTGTGGAATGACGGGAGATGGTGTGAATGATGCCCCAGCACTGAAGAAGGCAGACATTGGCATTGCTGTGGCAGATGCCACTGATGCAGCCCGGAGCGCATCAGATATAGTCCTGACAGAGCCAGGGCTGAGTGTGATTGTTAGCGCTGTGTTGACAAGCAGAGCCATCTTCCAGAGGATGAAGAACTATACCATCTATGCGGTTTCAATCACAATCCGTATTGTGCTTGGTTTCATGCTCATCGCTCTTATCTGGAAGTTTGACTTCTCACCTTTCATGGTTCTGATCATCGCCATTCTCAATGATGGAACCATCATGACCATCTCTAAGGACAGGGTGAAGCCATCACCTATGCCCGACTCATGGAAACTCAAGGAAATCTTTGCCACTGGCATTGTCCTTGGCACCTACCTTGCCCTTATAACCGTCCTCTTCTTCTGGCTTATTCATGACACTGACTTCTTTTCG GACAAATTTGGTGTTAGATCAATCAGGCATAATAGAGATGAGGTGACCGCTGCTCTCTATCTTCAAGTGAGTATTGTGAGTCAAGCACTCATCTTTGTTACCAGGTCGCAGAGCTGGTCCTTTGTTGAACGCCCTGGACTCTTGCTGGTCGGTGCCTTCATTGCGGCCCAGCTG GTTGCCACATGCATAGCCGTGTATCCAAGCTGGGGCTTTGCTCGGATTGAAGGCATTGGGTGGGGATGGGCAGGAGCCATATGGCTCTTCAGCATCATCACCTACTTCCCTCTTGATATCCTCAAGTTCATCATTCGATACGGATTGAGTGGGAAGGCCTGGGATAATCTGCTCCAAAACAAG ACTGCATTCACCACAAAGAAGGATTATGGAAGGGGAGAGAGGGAGGCACAATGGGCCTTGGCTCAACGTACACTGCATGGTCTCCAGCCACCAGAGACTTCAAACTTGTTCAATGACAACAGCAGCTACCGGGAGTTGTCTGAGATTGCAGAGCAAGCTAAGAGACGGGCAGAAGTCGCAAG GCTCAGGGAGCTCCATACACTCAAGGGCCATGTTGAATCAGTGGTGAAGCTGAAGGGACTGGACATTGAAACCATCCAACAACACTACACAGTTTAA
- the LOC132254618 gene encoding plasma membrane ATPase 4-like, with translation MASTMSLEEIKNESVDLERIPIEEVFEQLKCTKDGLTSEEGEHRLQIFGHNKLEEKKANFFYFITTLQYSWKKI, from the exons ATGGCTTCTACAATGTCCTTGGAAGAGATCAAGAATGAATCTGTCGACCTT GAACGAATTCCCATCGAGGAAGTGTTCGAGCAGCTGAAATGTACCAAAGACGGTTTGACATCAGAGGAAGGGGAGCACAGGCTCCAAATCTTTGGCCACAACAAGCTTGAAGAAAAGAAGGCaaacttcttttattttatcacTACTTTACAGTACAGCTGGAAGAAAATCTGA
- the LOC100852602 gene encoding uncharacterized protein LOC100852602, giving the protein MPVEMGMWWGRGSSVMKWQRCWRKKVRVSVCNSALASASSEDLKNAVAQDLHDQEEAGEEDEAEQADSSLDPYAYGQHHQVQREAQALAPHEARVLKWISCFGF; this is encoded by the exons ATGCCGGTGGAGATGGGCATGTGGTGGGGCCGCGGCAGTAGTGTCATGAAGTGGCAGCGGTGTTGGAGGAAGAAGGTGAG GGTTTCTGTCTGCAACTCTGCCTTAGCGTCGGCGAGCTCGGAAGATCtcaaaaatg CCGTCGCACAAGACCTTCATGATCAAGAAGAAGCTGGCGAAGAAGATGAGGCAGAACAGGCCGATTCCTCACTGGATCCGTATGCGTACGGACAACACCATCAG GTACAACGCGAAGCGCAGGCACTGGCGCCGCACGAAGCTAGGGTTTTGAAGTGGATCAGTTGTTTTGGATTCTAA
- the LOC100248969 gene encoding uncharacterized protein LOC100248969, protein MSFPRKTGSPNPMSIKANDVDLFHSASNIALMQLLEQIDILFDTYANEMTNLIEASGIEELCSDLKVGADDVRMLMLAWKMKAKKQGFITQDEWRRGLKALEANSLEKLQRALPALEREVMRPSNFKDFYAFAFRYSLTEERQKTLDIGSICLLLKIVLGSQFRPQVDSFTQYLQMQKEYKVLTFDQWMGFYQFCNEISFPDLNNYDDQLAWPLVLDSFVEWIRQKNN, encoded by the exons ATGTCTTTCCCAAGAAAGACGGGATCACCCAATCCAATGTCGATCAAAGCGAATGACGTTGATCTCTTTCATTCCG cttcaaacatagccttaatgcAGCTGTTGGAGCAGATAGATATACTATTCGATACATACGCAAATGAAATGACAAACTTGATCGA GGCATCGGGCATAGAGGAACTTTGTTCAGATTTAAAGGTGGGTGCGGATGATGTGAGAATGCTGATGCTTGCATG GAAAATGAAAGCGAAAAAGCAGGGATTTATAACTCAG GATGAGTGGCGGAGGGGCCTGAAAGCTCTGGAAGCTAACTCCCTGGAGAAGTTACAGAGAGCACTCCCAGCGTTGGAGAGAGAG GTAATGAGGCCTTCGAATTTCAAGGATTTCTATGCTTTTGCGTTCCGGTACAGCCTCACAG AAGAGCGGCAGAAGACGCTGGACATTGGCAGCATCTGTCTATTGCTGAAGATAGTTCTAGGTTCCCAGTTCCGCCCTCAGGTGGATTCCTTCACCCAGTATCTACAG ATGCAAAAAGAATACAAGGTACTGACATTTGATCAATGGATGGGGTTTTATCAATTCTGCAATgag ATAAGCTTTCCGGACCTTAACAACTATGATGATCAGCTTGCTTGGCCGTTGGTCCTAGACTCTTTCGTGGAATGGATCAGACAAAAGAACAACTAG